The following are from one region of the Chromobacterium phragmitis genome:
- a CDS encoding ABC transporter ATP-binding protein — MSRLSLKNIRKVYDDGNAVIHGVSLDIRDGEFMVFVGPSGCGKSTMMRMIAGLEDISAGELWIDDKLANDIDPAKRGLAMVFQSYALYPHMTVRDNMAFSLKLAGHSKAEIDAAVHRAALTLQIEHLLDRKPKALSGGQRQRVAIGRAIVRKPGVFLFDEPLSNLDAALRVQMRIELARLHQELGSTMIYVTHDQVEAMTLGHRIAVFNAGRIEQVGTPLELYNRPANRFVAGFLGSPKMNFIPAQALRRDIAGVELRLPGDCRLTLPFAETGSGELALGVRAEHLYFAESGLPATVQLVEHLGDQQIVYLRHEGEGEPIAMKLPGHEAEPRPGERRCLAPDPRHCHLFDDGGRALARVDASLQQEAALIA; from the coding sequence ATGTCCCGACTCTCGCTGAAAAACATCCGCAAGGTTTACGACGACGGCAACGCCGTGATTCACGGCGTCAGCCTGGACATCCGCGACGGCGAATTCATGGTCTTCGTCGGCCCGTCCGGCTGCGGTAAATCCACCATGATGCGCATGATCGCCGGCCTGGAGGACATCAGCGCCGGCGAGCTGTGGATAGACGACAAATTGGCCAACGACATCGACCCGGCCAAGCGCGGCCTGGCCATGGTGTTTCAAAGCTACGCGCTGTATCCGCACATGACGGTGCGCGACAATATGGCCTTCAGCCTGAAACTGGCCGGCCACAGCAAGGCGGAAATCGACGCCGCCGTGCACCGCGCCGCGCTGACGCTGCAGATCGAACACCTGCTGGACCGCAAGCCCAAGGCCCTGTCCGGCGGCCAGCGCCAGCGCGTGGCCATAGGCCGCGCCATCGTGCGCAAACCCGGCGTGTTCCTGTTCGACGAACCGCTGTCCAATCTGGACGCGGCGCTCAGGGTGCAGATGCGCATCGAGCTGGCGCGGCTGCACCAGGAGCTGGGCAGCACCATGATCTACGTCACCCACGACCAGGTGGAGGCGATGACCCTGGGCCACCGCATCGCGGTGTTCAACGCCGGCCGCATCGAGCAGGTGGGCACGCCGCTGGAGCTGTACAACCGCCCGGCCAACCGCTTCGTCGCCGGCTTCCTCGGCTCGCCGAAGATGAACTTCATTCCCGCCCAGGCGCTGCGGCGCGACATCGCCGGCGTAGAGCTGCGGCTGCCCGGCGACTGCCGGCTGACCCTGCCCTTCGCCGAAACGGGAAGCGGCGAGCTGGCGCTGGGCGTCCGCGCCGAGCATCTTTACTTCGCCGAATCCGGCCTGCCGGCCACGGTGCAGCTGGTGGAGCATCTGGGCGACCAGCAGATCGTCTACCTGCGCCATGAAGGCGAAGGCGAGCCCATCGCGATGAAGCTGCCCGGCCACGAGGCCGAGCCGCGTCCCGGCGAGCGCCGCTGCCTGGCGCCGGATCCGCGCCATTGCCACCTGTTCGACGACGGCGGCCGGGCGCTCGCTCGCGTGGACGCATCGCTGCAGCAAGAAGCGGCGCTGATCGCGTGA
- a CDS encoding methyl-accepting chemotaxis protein — MDRQTSLAGQLAAIVGLVVAILLFSSLLSLYQLWGGIRTFRDQVAADQQSVQQVLTMQVDFKKQVQEWKDTLLRGQDPAKLAKYWGNFEKKEQQVRDEGNALAAQAPDPQAQQLLQQFVAAHQKMGDDYRKGLDAYKQAGADFKAGDKQVAGMDRPPTELLTQASDMLDKRAKANAIAAVSNANAALWRVVVVMAIGTVLGIALFLYYVHRVIVARARSLVADLTRLADGDFTQPFHPGRMDEIGQIAACSETVRTHLGALIAELVNAAKKVGDTSHELGRSARSLASGAEAQNDAIAGNAASLEEMATSIDTIADQTARISDDSRNSAQKTREGLDEVERLRRQAETIDSVMGQVDQASQAFRDSTQAIGQLTSQIRDIAEQTNLLALNAAIEAARAGEMGRGFAVVADEVRKLAENSAKAASEIKAVTEQLNQNAQSVGGTVQNGLDATRQSRDTMTTVMSNLQAANDSVQEASGGVGQIRDAIAEQKSVCNSIAQRFETVAQMVADNSEAAGELHGAVVSLNGLAEHMQGMVGKFRL; from the coding sequence ATGGATCGCCAAACCTCTCTGGCCGGGCAACTGGCCGCCATCGTCGGCCTGGTGGTCGCCATTCTGCTGTTCTCCTCGCTGCTTTCGCTGTACCAACTGTGGGGCGGCATCCGCACCTTCCGCGACCAAGTGGCCGCCGACCAGCAAAGCGTGCAGCAGGTGCTGACCATGCAGGTGGACTTCAAGAAGCAGGTGCAGGAGTGGAAGGACACGCTGCTGCGCGGCCAGGATCCCGCCAAGCTGGCCAAATACTGGGGCAACTTCGAGAAGAAAGAACAGCAAGTGCGCGACGAGGGCAACGCGCTGGCGGCCCAGGCGCCGGACCCGCAGGCGCAGCAGTTGCTGCAGCAATTCGTCGCCGCCCACCAGAAAATGGGCGACGACTACCGCAAGGGACTGGACGCCTACAAGCAGGCCGGCGCCGACTTCAAAGCCGGCGACAAGCAGGTCGCCGGCATGGACCGCCCGCCGACCGAGCTGCTGACCCAGGCCAGCGACATGCTGGACAAGCGAGCCAAGGCCAACGCGATAGCGGCCGTCTCCAACGCCAACGCCGCGCTGTGGCGGGTCGTCGTCGTGATGGCCATCGGCACCGTGCTCGGCATCGCGCTGTTCCTGTACTACGTCCACCGCGTCATCGTCGCCCGCGCCCGCTCGCTGGTGGCGGACCTGACCCGGCTGGCCGACGGCGACTTCACCCAGCCGTTCCATCCGGGGCGGATGGATGAGATCGGCCAGATCGCCGCCTGCAGCGAAACGGTGCGCACCCACCTGGGCGCGTTGATCGCCGAACTGGTCAACGCCGCCAAGAAAGTGGGCGACACCAGCCACGAGCTGGGCCGCTCCGCCCGCTCGCTGGCCAGCGGCGCGGAAGCGCAGAACGACGCCATCGCCGGCAACGCCGCCTCGCTGGAGGAAATGGCCACCAGCATAGACACCATCGCCGACCAGACCGCCCGCATCAGCGACGACTCCCGCAACAGCGCGCAGAAAACCCGGGAAGGCTTGGACGAGGTGGAGCGGCTTCGCCGCCAGGCCGAGACCATAGACTCGGTGATGGGGCAGGTGGACCAGGCTTCGCAGGCCTTCCGCGACAGCACCCAGGCCATCGGCCAACTGACCAGCCAAATCCGCGACATCGCCGAACAAACCAATCTGTTGGCGTTGAATGCGGCGATCGAGGCGGCGCGCGCCGGCGAAATGGGCCGCGGCTTCGCCGTGGTGGCCGACGAGGTGCGCAAGCTGGCGGAAAACTCGGCCAAGGCGGCCAGCGAAATCAAGGCCGTGACCGAGCAGCTGAATCAGAACGCGCAATCGGTGGGCGGCACGGTGCAGAACGGCCTGGACGCCACCCGCCAGAGCCGCGACACCATGACCACGGTGATGAGCAATCTGCAGGCGGCCAACGACAGCGTGCAGGAAGCCAGCGGCGGCGTCGGCCAGATCCGCGACGCCATCGCCGAGCAAAAGAGCGTCTGCAACAGCATCGCCCAGCGCTTCGAAACCGTGGCGCAGATGGTGGCCGACAATTCGGAAGCCGCCGGCGAGCTGCACGGCGCGGTGGTCAGCCTCAACGGCCTGGCCGAACACATGCAAGGCATGGTCGGCAAGTTCCGCCTATAG
- a CDS encoding B3/B4 domain-containing protein codes for MRIALSPALLSRMPEMEVSGLLALDLNIAALPATTPSLPESEVDLDALLRRWKDVYRELPGDKKARCSLEYLVKAAQKGKLRSILPLVDLYNQASLLSLAPFGGEDADPLGGELTLDLARGDERFLPLGRTEAERPQPGEAAWLNGEREVVCRCLNWLESDRFKLTAESRNAVFVSERPDGGFPSGEAGMDWLEEKLAPHAGALLRFRLDAASPVFAA; via the coding sequence ATGCGCATCGCGTTGAGCCCGGCGTTGTTGAGCCGGATGCCGGAAATGGAAGTGAGCGGGCTGCTGGCCCTGGACTTGAATATCGCCGCGCTGCCGGCGACGACGCCGTCGCTCCCGGAAAGCGAGGTGGATCTGGACGCGCTGTTGCGGCGCTGGAAGGACGTCTACCGCGAGTTGCCGGGCGACAAGAAGGCGCGCTGCTCGCTGGAATATCTGGTGAAGGCGGCGCAAAAGGGCAAGCTGCGCAGCATCCTGCCGCTGGTGGACCTGTACAACCAGGCGTCCTTGCTCAGCCTGGCGCCGTTCGGCGGCGAGGATGCGGACCCGCTGGGCGGCGAGTTGACGCTGGATTTGGCGCGCGGCGACGAACGCTTCCTGCCCTTGGGCCGGACCGAGGCCGAGCGGCCGCAGCCGGGCGAGGCGGCCTGGCTGAACGGGGAGCGCGAGGTGGTGTGCCGCTGCCTGAACTGGCTGGAGTCGGATCGTTTCAAGCTGACGGCGGAGAGCCGCAACGCGGTGTTCGTCAGCGAACGGCCGGATGGCGGCTTTCCGTCCGGCGAGGCCGGCATGGACTGGCTGGAGGAAAAGCTGGCGCCGCATGCCGGCGCGCTGTTGCGCTTCCGGCTGGACGCCGCCAGCCCCGTTTTCGCCGCCTGA
- a CDS encoding YopT-type cysteine protease domain-containing protein gives MHVSSLAPAQGLASLSRRDDSAAASALAARLSGLGNVPLDPPGFPAATVSRHGGGLFDRMRMLLANPFEKTLNAQGGADQTLIFDQKQAVLTPCRADLAKLGLTDMKEGVCNGLSYTWAEEQLKTGNGANMLQWIGQVAASDSLVHGLRGQAAPSPHSQARIPLLNQLKKMQDFQFSQFANTGSAKQDMRNYLQAVQDWSSQRGVTAGVDILNPGAMPAERQLCARLPAHGDGALVFRTAEHTMALSSRGGVYSFFEPNYGMASFQDKNRFDDFVAAFLLAEGHKPPFMLTEMKLDPAAAPSPTRMAMLAEIG, from the coding sequence ATGCATGTCTCCTCCCTGGCCCCGGCGCAAGGCCTGGCCTCCCTGTCTCGCCGCGACGACTCTGCGGCGGCCTCCGCGTTGGCCGCCCGGCTCAGCGGGCTGGGCAATGTGCCGCTGGACCCGCCCGGTTTTCCCGCCGCGACGGTCAGCCGCCATGGCGGCGGCCTGTTCGACCGCATGCGCATGCTGCTGGCCAACCCTTTCGAGAAGACCTTGAACGCGCAGGGCGGCGCCGACCAGACCCTGATCTTCGACCAGAAACAGGCGGTGCTGACGCCCTGCCGCGCCGATTTGGCCAAGCTGGGCCTGACCGACATGAAAGAGGGCGTGTGCAACGGCTTGTCCTACACCTGGGCCGAAGAACAGCTGAAAACCGGCAACGGCGCGAACATGCTGCAATGGATAGGACAGGTGGCCGCCAGCGACAGCTTGGTCCATGGCCTTCGCGGCCAAGCCGCGCCGTCTCCGCACAGCCAGGCGCGCATTCCGTTGCTCAACCAGTTGAAGAAGATGCAGGACTTCCAGTTCAGCCAGTTCGCCAACACGGGCAGCGCCAAGCAGGACATGCGCAACTATCTGCAAGCGGTCCAAGATTGGAGCAGCCAGCGCGGCGTGACTGCCGGCGTGGACATCCTCAACCCCGGCGCGATGCCGGCCGAGCGCCAGCTGTGCGCGCGCCTGCCCGCGCATGGCGACGGCGCGCTGGTGTTCCGCACCGCCGAGCACACGATGGCCCTGTCCAGCCGCGGCGGCGTCTACAGCTTCTTCGAACCCAACTACGGCATGGCCAGCTTCCAGGACAAGAACCGCTTCGACGATTTCGTCGCCGCCTTCCTGCTGGCCGAAGGCCACAAGCCGCCGTTCATGCTGACCGAAATGAAGCTCGATCCCGCCGCCGCGCCATCGCCGACGCGGATGGCCATGCTGGCCGAGATCGGCTGA
- the glpD gene encoding glycerol-3-phosphate dehydrogenase, with amino-acid sequence MEIYDLVIIGGGINGAGIARDAAGRGMSVLLCEKDDLASHTSSASTKLIHGGLRYLEYYEFGLVRKALQEREVLLKAAPHIIWPLRFVMPHARDQRPEWMIRCGLFLYDHLARREVLPGSETVSFSRHPAGGPLKADFKRGFVYSDGWVQDARLVVLNAMDAAEHGARIHTRTACVAARRDGEHWLATLEREDGSRFEVRARALVNAAGPWVQSLIEDKLAMPSSKSIRLVKGSHIVVKKIFDHPFAYIFQNPDKRIIFAIPYEKDFTLIGTTDVEYRGDPNEVAIDGDEIRYLCEMSNRYFHSQIAPDDVLSTYSGVRPLLDDASDNASSVTRDYALEMDLQGAPLLSVFGGKITTFRKLAEEAVDKVAPLLGCGKATWTADAPLPGGDMPGADFGRFLQGLRQRHPWLPEALAERWARAYGTRVAKLIGKAGNLDGLGKEVLPGLYEAELAYLADAEWATRSEDILWRRSKLKLHLPANAAEVVDAWLAARAQPPREALSA; translated from the coding sequence GTGGAAATTTACGATCTGGTAATCATAGGCGGCGGCATCAACGGCGCGGGCATCGCGCGCGACGCCGCCGGGCGCGGCATGTCGGTGCTGCTGTGCGAGAAGGACGACCTGGCTTCTCATACCTCGTCGGCCAGCACCAAGCTGATCCACGGCGGGCTGCGCTACCTGGAATATTATGAGTTCGGCCTGGTGCGCAAGGCGCTGCAGGAGCGCGAGGTGCTGCTGAAGGCCGCCCCGCACATCATCTGGCCGCTGCGCTTCGTGATGCCGCACGCGCGGGACCAGCGTCCGGAGTGGATGATCCGCTGCGGCCTATTCCTGTACGACCACCTGGCCCGCCGCGAAGTGCTGCCCGGCTCGGAGACCGTCAGCTTCTCCCGCCACCCGGCCGGCGGTCCGTTGAAGGCCGACTTCAAGCGCGGCTTCGTCTATTCCGACGGCTGGGTGCAGGACGCGCGGCTGGTGGTGCTCAACGCGATGGACGCGGCCGAGCACGGCGCCCGCATCCACACCCGCACCGCCTGCGTCGCCGCCCGCCGCGATGGCGAACATTGGCTGGCCACGCTGGAACGGGAGGATGGCAGCCGCTTCGAAGTGCGCGCCCGCGCGCTGGTCAACGCCGCCGGCCCCTGGGTGCAGAGCCTGATCGAGGACAAGCTGGCGATGCCGTCCAGCAAGTCCATCCGCCTGGTCAAGGGCAGCCACATCGTGGTGAAGAAGATTTTCGACCACCCGTTCGCCTACATTTTCCAGAACCCGGACAAGCGCATCATCTTCGCCATTCCGTACGAGAAGGACTTCACGCTGATCGGCACCACCGACGTCGAATACCGGGGCGATCCGAACGAGGTGGCGATAGACGGCGACGAAATCCGCTACCTGTGCGAGATGAGCAACCGCTATTTCCACAGCCAGATCGCGCCGGACGACGTGCTGTCCACCTATTCCGGCGTGCGCCCGCTGCTGGACGACGCGTCCGACAACGCCTCCAGCGTCACCCGCGACTACGCGTTGGAAATGGACCTGCAAGGCGCGCCGCTGTTGTCGGTGTTCGGCGGCAAGATCACCACCTTCCGCAAGCTGGCGGAGGAGGCGGTGGACAAGGTGGCGCCGCTGCTGGGCTGCGGCAAAGCCACCTGGACCGCCGACGCGCCGTTGCCGGGCGGCGACATGCCGGGCGCGGATTTCGGCCGTTTCCTGCAAGGCCTGCGCCAGCGCCATCCGTGGCTGCCGGAGGCGTTGGCGGAGCGCTGGGCCCGCGCCTACGGCACCCGCGTTGCCAAGCTGATCGGCAAGGCGGGCAACCTGGACGGCCTGGGCAAGGAGGTGCTGCCGGGCCTGTATGAAGCCGAGCTGGCCTATCTGGCCGACGCCGAGTGGGCGACCCGCAGCGAGGACATCCTGTGGCGGCGCTCCAAGCTGAAGCTGCACCTGCCGGCCAATGCCGCCGAGGTGGTGGATGCCTGGCTGGCCGCGCGCGCGCAGCCGCCGCGAGAGGCGCTGAGCGCCTGA
- the glpT gene encoding glycerol-3-phosphate transporter: MISLFKPAPHLPPLPGEQQHALYRRLRWQIFLGIFIGYAGYYLVRKNFSLAMPYLVEQGFSRGDLGFAMSGVAIAYGLSKFLMGAVSDRSNPRVFLCAGLVLSAAVFLLMGFVPWATSSVAVMFVLLFLNGWFQGMGWPACGRTMVHWWSQKERGGVVSIWNCAHNVGGGLIGPLFILGMGWFNDWRAAFYVPAAAAIGVAVFAWLTMRDTPQSCGLPPVEAYRNDYPEDYSDQHEQELTAREIFRKYILPNKLLWYIALANVFIYLLRYGVLDWAPTYLKEVKHFSVDKSSWAYFLYEWAGIPGTLLCGWMSDKLFRGNRGATGVFFMALVTLATVVYWLNPAGNPTVDMLALIAIGFLIYGPVMLVGLHALELAPKKAAGTAAGFTGLFGYLGGSVAANAAVGYTVDHFGWDGGFALLIGSCVAAIVLLGLTTWHGHRQDKLAAA; this comes from the coding sequence ATGATCAGCCTGTTCAAACCCGCGCCACATCTCCCCCCGCTGCCCGGCGAGCAGCAGCACGCCCTCTATCGCCGGCTGCGCTGGCAGATCTTCCTCGGCATCTTCATCGGCTACGCCGGCTACTACCTGGTCCGCAAGAATTTCTCGCTGGCCATGCCCTACCTGGTGGAGCAGGGCTTCTCGCGCGGCGATCTCGGTTTCGCCATGTCCGGCGTCGCCATCGCCTACGGCCTGTCCAAGTTCCTGATGGGCGCGGTGTCCGACCGTTCCAATCCCCGCGTGTTCCTGTGCGCCGGCCTGGTGTTGTCCGCCGCCGTGTTCCTGCTGATGGGCTTTGTTCCCTGGGCCACGTCCAGCGTGGCGGTGATGTTCGTGCTGCTGTTTCTCAACGGCTGGTTCCAGGGCATGGGCTGGCCGGCCTGCGGCCGCACCATGGTGCATTGGTGGTCGCAGAAGGAGCGCGGCGGCGTGGTGTCGATCTGGAACTGCGCGCACAACGTCGGCGGCGGCCTGATCGGTCCGCTGTTCATCCTGGGCATGGGCTGGTTCAACGACTGGCGCGCCGCCTTCTACGTGCCGGCCGCCGCCGCGATCGGCGTCGCCGTCTTCGCCTGGCTGACCATGCGCGACACGCCGCAGTCTTGCGGCCTGCCGCCGGTGGAGGCCTACCGGAACGACTACCCGGAAGACTACAGCGACCAGCATGAGCAGGAGCTGACCGCGCGCGAGATCTTCCGCAAGTACATCCTGCCCAACAAGCTGCTGTGGTACATCGCGCTGGCCAATGTCTTCATCTACCTGCTGCGCTACGGCGTGCTGGACTGGGCGCCGACCTATCTGAAGGAGGTCAAGCACTTCTCGGTCGACAAGTCGTCGTGGGCCTACTTCCTGTACGAATGGGCCGGCATCCCCGGCACGCTGCTGTGCGGCTGGATGTCGGACAAGCTGTTCCGCGGCAATCGCGGCGCCACCGGCGTGTTCTTCATGGCGCTGGTGACCCTGGCCACCGTCGTCTACTGGCTGAACCCGGCCGGCAACCCCACCGTGGACATGCTGGCGCTGATCGCCATCGGCTTCCTGATCTACGGCCCGGTGATGCTGGTGGGCCTGCACGCGCTGGAGCTGGCGCCGAAGAAGGCCGCCGGCACCGCCGCCGGCTTCACCGGCCTGTTCGGCTATCTGGGCGGCTCGGTGGCCGCCAACGCGGCGGTCGGCTACACCGTCGACCATTTCGGCTGGGACGGCGGCTTCGCGCTGCTGATCGGTTCCTGCGTCGCCGCCATCGTGCTGCTGGGGCTGACCACCTGGCATGGCCATCGGCAGGACAAGTTGGCCGCGGCCTGA
- a CDS encoding MIP/aquaporin family protein, with protein MNPLMGEFIGTALLVLLGNGVVANVLLKNTKGHNSGLIVVAFGWAMAVFVGVFSVAAISGAHLNPAVSVALAVAGKFPWDKVPGYVAAQMLGGMAGAGLMWLIYRKHYETTDCADTKLATFCTGPAIRSLPGNLVSEIVATFVLVFAILSMVAPKMSLGAIDALPVALLVLGIGVSLGGTTGYAMSPARDLAPRIMHAILPIPGKRDSDWGYAWVPVVGSLIGGALAALAFTLPL; from the coding sequence ATGAATCCTTTGATGGGCGAATTCATCGGCACCGCCTTGCTGGTGCTGCTGGGCAACGGCGTGGTGGCCAACGTATTGCTGAAAAACACCAAGGGCCATAACAGCGGCCTGATCGTGGTGGCCTTCGGCTGGGCGATGGCGGTGTTCGTCGGCGTATTCAGTGTGGCGGCGATCAGCGGGGCCCACCTGAATCCGGCGGTTTCGGTGGCGTTGGCGGTGGCCGGCAAATTCCCGTGGGACAAGGTGCCGGGCTATGTCGCCGCGCAGATGCTGGGCGGCATGGCCGGCGCCGGCCTGATGTGGCTGATCTATCGCAAGCACTATGAAACCACCGATTGCGCCGACACCAAGCTGGCCACTTTCTGCACCGGCCCGGCCATCCGCAGCCTGCCGGGCAATCTGGTGTCCGAGATCGTCGCCACCTTCGTGCTGGTGTTCGCCATCCTGTCGATGGTGGCCCCCAAGATGTCGCTGGGCGCGATCGACGCGCTGCCGGTGGCCCTGCTGGTGCTGGGCATCGGTGTGTCGCTGGGCGGCACCACCGGCTACGCGATGAGCCCGGCGCGCGATCTGGCGCCGCGCATCATGCACGCCATCCTGCCCATTCCCGGCAAGCGCGACAGCGACTGGGGCTACGCCTGGGTGCCGGTGGTCGGCTCGCTGATCGGCGGCGCGCTGGCGGCGCTGGCTTTCACGCTGCCGCTTTGA
- the glpK gene encoding glycerol kinase GlpK gives MTDQYVLALDQGTTSSRAILFNRGGDIVSLAQKEFRQIYPQPGWVEHDPQEIWGGQVGVAAEAVAKAGIDGRSIAAIGITNQRETTIVWDRETGQPVYNAIVWQDRRTAEFCDELKARGLGELIRSKTGLLVDAYFSGSKIKWILDNVPGARDRARDGKLAFGTVDSWLIWNFTHGKVHVTDVSNASRTMLYNIHTLEWDAELLDIMGIPASMLPEVKSSSEVYGHTHAAHLGREIPIAGVAGDQQAALFGQQCTTPGMVKNTYGTGCFMMLNTGDKPIESKNNLLTTIAWKVDGKVQYALEGSIFIGGAVVKWLRDGLGIIRHSADVGPLAQEVKDSDGVYLVPAFAGLGAPHWNASARGTIVGATLGTKAAHIARAALDSIAYQTRDVLKAMEADAGMSIAELRVDGGATVNELLMQFQSDILAVNVVRPKITETTALGAAYLAGLAVGYWKSVDDIQGQWQLDRRFQPAMPAGEVAASVKGWQRAVNAAKVWADDQD, from the coding sequence ATGACCGATCAGTACGTGCTGGCCCTGGACCAGGGCACCACCAGTTCCCGCGCCATCCTATTCAACCGCGGCGGCGACATCGTATCGCTGGCGCAAAAGGAATTCCGCCAAATCTATCCGCAGCCGGGCTGGGTCGAGCATGATCCGCAGGAAATCTGGGGCGGGCAGGTGGGCGTGGCCGCGGAAGCGGTGGCCAAGGCCGGCATCGACGGCCGCAGCATCGCCGCCATCGGCATCACCAACCAGCGCGAAACCACCATCGTCTGGGACCGCGAAACCGGCCAGCCGGTGTACAACGCCATCGTCTGGCAGGACCGCCGCACCGCCGAGTTCTGCGACGAGCTGAAAGCCCGCGGCCTGGGCGAATTGATCCGCTCCAAGACCGGCCTGCTGGTCGACGCCTATTTCTCCGGCAGCAAGATCAAGTGGATTCTGGACAATGTGCCCGGCGCGCGCGACCGCGCCCGGGACGGCAAGCTGGCTTTCGGCACCGTCGACAGCTGGCTGATCTGGAACTTCACCCATGGAAAAGTGCACGTGACCGACGTGTCCAACGCCTCGCGCACCATGCTGTACAACATCCACACCCTGGAATGGGACGCCGAGCTGCTGGACATCATGGGCATTCCGGCCTCGATGCTGCCGGAAGTGAAAAGCTCCAGCGAAGTGTACGGCCACACCCACGCCGCCCATCTGGGCCGCGAAATCCCGATCGCCGGCGTCGCCGGCGACCAGCAGGCGGCGCTGTTCGGCCAGCAGTGCACCACGCCGGGCATGGTGAAGAACACCTACGGCACCGGCTGCTTCATGATGCTGAACACCGGCGACAAGCCGATCGAATCCAAGAACAACCTGCTGACCACCATCGCCTGGAAAGTGGACGGCAAGGTGCAGTACGCGCTGGAAGGCTCGATCTTCATCGGCGGCGCGGTGGTGAAGTGGCTGCGCGACGGCCTGGGCATCATCCGCCACTCGGCCGACGTCGGCCCGCTGGCGCAGGAAGTGAAGGACAGCGACGGCGTTTACCTGGTGCCGGCCTTCGCCGGCCTGGGCGCGCCGCACTGGAACGCCAGCGCCCGCGGCACCATCGTCGGCGCCACGCTGGGCACCAAGGCCGCCCACATCGCCCGCGCCGCGCTGGACAGCATCGCCTACCAGACCCGCGACGTGCTGAAGGCGATGGAAGCCGACGCCGGCATGAGCATCGCCGAGCTGCGCGTCGACGGCGGCGCCACCGTCAATGAGCTGCTGATGCAGTTCCAGTCCGACATCCTGGCCGTGAACGTGGTGCGCCCCAAGATCACCGAAACCACCGCGCTGGGCGCCGCTTACCTGGCCGGCCTCGCCGTCGGCTACTGGAAGAGCGTGGACGACATCCAGGGCCAGTGGCAGCTGGACCGCCGCTTCCAGCCGGCGATGCCGGCCGGCGAAGTGGCCGCCAGCGTCAAGGGCTGGCAACGCGCGGTCAACGCCGCCAAGGTGTGGGCCGACGACCAAGACTGA